One region of Pyramidobacter sp. YE332 genomic DNA includes:
- the opp1C gene encoding nickel/cobalt ABC transporter permease: MNSRGRTQTHAALVWRRLRRSKTAVAGLVIVGVYLFLALCGPWLAPYDPYFQDLNLSYLRPCMAHWLGCDEFGRDILSRLLYGARVSLVIQFWAVMISLAVGTFLGSASGYFGGKVDEIVMRLMDVMMAFPGILLALAIVAILGPSLTNLIVAIGINSVPGFSRVARGAVISVKKNDYVTAARAIGENDLSILFRYVLPNAISPIIVQTTMRMATVLLTAAGLGFLGLGVQPPSPEWGTMLSAARVYLRSAPHVAIIPGVTIMIVVLGFNFFGDGLQDALNPRLKE; this comes from the coding sequence ATGAATAGTCGGGGAAGAACGCAAACTCACGCGGCGCTGGTATGGCGCCGTCTGCGCCGGAGCAAGACGGCGGTCGCGGGGCTGGTCATCGTCGGCGTGTATCTGTTTCTGGCTCTCTGCGGCCCGTGGCTGGCTCCGTACGATCCTTACTTTCAGGATCTGAACCTTTCCTATCTCCGTCCCTGTATGGCCCACTGGCTGGGCTGCGACGAGTTCGGGCGCGACATCCTCAGCCGTCTGCTTTACGGCGCCCGCGTCTCGCTGGTGATCCAGTTCTGGGCGGTGATGATTTCGCTGGCGGTGGGGACGTTCCTCGGTTCGGCCAGCGGCTACTTCGGCGGCAAGGTCGACGAGATCGTCATGCGCCTGATGGACGTCATGATGGCTTTTCCGGGCATTCTGCTGGCACTGGCGATCGTCGCCATCCTCGGGCCGAGTCTGACGAATCTGATCGTCGCCATCGGCATCAACTCGGTGCCGGGATTTTCGCGCGTAGCGCGCGGCGCGGTGATCAGCGTCAAGAAAAACGATTACGTGACGGCGGCGCGGGCGATCGGCGAGAACGATCTGTCGATCCTGTTCCGCTACGTCCTGCCCAACGCCATCTCGCCGATCATCGTGCAGACGACGATGCGCATGGCGACGGTGCTGCTGACGGCCGCAGGGCTGGGCTTTCTCGGGCTGGGGGTACAGCCGCCGTCCCCCGAATGGGGAACGATGCTTTCCGCCGCCCGGGTGTACCTGCGTTCCGCCCCTCACGTCGCGATCATTCCCGGCGTGACGATCATGATCGTCGTCCTCGGCTTCAACTTCTTCGGAGACGGGCTTCAGGACGCGTTGAATCCCCGTTTGAAGGAGTAA